The Halichoerus grypus chromosome 15, mHalGry1.hap1.1, whole genome shotgun sequence genome includes a window with the following:
- the ADM5 gene encoding putative adrenomedullin-5-like protein — protein sequence MGFEDHSRPHPTMTFHILLLLLASSVLGDPDSVGRQPRHRRRLCSLGTCQTHRLPEMMYWLRSASIKEHSGKAGREPQDPHSYGRRRRREARVLLRLQDPGLKKRGQRSAQLPG from the exons ATGGGTTTCGAGGACCACTCCCGGCCCCACCCCACGATGACTTTCCACATCCTCCTGTTGCTTCTCGCCTCCTCCGTCCTGGGGGACCCGGACTCCGTGGGCAG gcAGCCCCGGCACCGCAGGCGCCTCTGTTCCCTGGGCACATGCCAGACCCACCGCCTCCCGGAGATGATGTACTGGCTCCGCTCCGCCTCCATCAAGGAGCACTCGGGGAAGGCGGGCCGCGAGCCCCAGGACCCCCACAGCTACGGGCGCCGCCGGCGGCGCGAGGCCAGGGTCCTGCTCCGTCTCCAGGACCCTGGCCTGAAGAAAAGAGGCCAGCGCAGTGCCCAGCTTCCTGGGTGA
- the PRMT1 gene encoding protein arginine N-methyltransferase 1 isoform X2, with protein sequence MAAAEAANCIMEVSCGQAESSEKPNAEDMTSKDYYFDSYAHFGIHEEMLKDEVRTLTYRNSMFHNRHLFKDKVVLDVGSGTGILCMFAAKAGARKVIGIECSSISDYAVKIVKANKLDHVVTIIKGKVEEVELPVEKVDIIISEWMGYCLFYESMLNTVLYARDKWLAPDGLIFPDRATLYVTAIEDRQYKDYKIHWWENVYGFDMSCIKDVAIKEPLVDVVDPKQLVTNACLIKEVDIYTVKVEDLTFTSPFCLQVKRNDYVHALVAYFNIEFTRCHKRTGFSTSPESPYTHWKQTVFYMEDYLTVKTGEEIFGTIGMRPNAKNNRDLDFTIDLDFKGQLCELSCSTDYRMR encoded by the exons ATGGCGGCAGCCGAGGCCGCGAACTGCATCATGGAG GTCTCCTGTGGCCAGGCAGAAAGCAGCGAGAAGCCCAATGCTGAGGACATGACGTCCAAAGATTACTACTTTGATTCCTATGCTCACTTCGGCATTCACGAG GAGATGCTGAAAGATGAGGTGCGCACCCTCACATACCGAAACTCCATGTTTCACAACCGGCACCTCTTCAAGGACAAGGTGGTGCTGGACGTGGGCTCGGGCACAGGGATCCTCTGTATGTTTGCTGCCAAGGCTGGAGCCCGCAAGGTCATTGGG ATCGAGTGTTCCAGTATCTCTGATTATGCGGTGAAGATCGTCAAAGCCAACAAGTTAGACCATG TGGTGACCATCATCaaggggaaggtggaggaggtAGAGCTTCCGGTGGAGAAGGTGGACATCATTATCAGCGAGTGGATGGGCTACTGCCTTTTCTACGAGTCAATGCTCAACACCGTGCTCTACGCCCGAGACAAGTGGCTG GCCCCCGATGGCCTCATCTTCCCGGACCGAGCCACGCTGTATGTGACAGCCATTGAAGACCGTCAGTACAAAGACTACAAGATTCACT ggTGGGAGAACGTATACGGCTTTGACATGTCTTGCATCAAAGACGTGGCCATCAAGGAGCCCCTGGTGGATGTGGTGGACCCCAAGCAGCTGGTCACCAACGCCTGTCTCATAAAG GAGGTGGACATCTACACTGTCAAGGTGGAAGACCTGACCTTCACCTCCCCCTTCTGTCTGCAAGTGAAGCGGAATGACTACGTGCACGCCCTCGTGGCCTACTTCAACATCGAGTTCACCCGCTGCCACAAGAGGACGGGCTTTTCCACCA GCCCCGAGTCCCCCTACACACACTGGAAGCAGACCGTGTTCTACATGGAGGACTACCTGACCGTGAAGACAGGCGAGGAGATTTTTGGCACCATCGGCATGCGGCCCAATGCCAAGAATAAT cGCGACCTGGACTTCACCATTGACCTGGACTTCAAGGGCCAGCTGTGCGAGCTGTCCTGCTCCACCGACTACCGGATGCGCTGA
- the PRMT1 gene encoding protein arginine N-methyltransferase 1 isoform X1, translated as MAAAEAANCIMENFVATLANGMSLQPPLEEVSCGQAESSEKPNAEDMTSKDYYFDSYAHFGIHEEMLKDEVRTLTYRNSMFHNRHLFKDKVVLDVGSGTGILCMFAAKAGARKVIGIECSSISDYAVKIVKANKLDHVVTIIKGKVEEVELPVEKVDIIISEWMGYCLFYESMLNTVLYARDKWLAPDGLIFPDRATLYVTAIEDRQYKDYKIHWWENVYGFDMSCIKDVAIKEPLVDVVDPKQLVTNACLIKEVDIYTVKVEDLTFTSPFCLQVKRNDYVHALVAYFNIEFTRCHKRTGFSTSPESPYTHWKQTVFYMEDYLTVKTGEEIFGTIGMRPNAKNNRDLDFTIDLDFKGQLCELSCSTDYRMR; from the exons ATGGCGGCAGCCGAGGCCGCGAACTGCATCATGGAG AATTTTGTAGCCACCTTGGCTAATGGGATGAGCCTCCAGCCGCCTCTTGAAGAA GTCTCCTGTGGCCAGGCAGAAAGCAGCGAGAAGCCCAATGCTGAGGACATGACGTCCAAAGATTACTACTTTGATTCCTATGCTCACTTCGGCATTCACGAG GAGATGCTGAAAGATGAGGTGCGCACCCTCACATACCGAAACTCCATGTTTCACAACCGGCACCTCTTCAAGGACAAGGTGGTGCTGGACGTGGGCTCGGGCACAGGGATCCTCTGTATGTTTGCTGCCAAGGCTGGAGCCCGCAAGGTCATTGGG ATCGAGTGTTCCAGTATCTCTGATTATGCGGTGAAGATCGTCAAAGCCAACAAGTTAGACCATG TGGTGACCATCATCaaggggaaggtggaggaggtAGAGCTTCCGGTGGAGAAGGTGGACATCATTATCAGCGAGTGGATGGGCTACTGCCTTTTCTACGAGTCAATGCTCAACACCGTGCTCTACGCCCGAGACAAGTGGCTG GCCCCCGATGGCCTCATCTTCCCGGACCGAGCCACGCTGTATGTGACAGCCATTGAAGACCGTCAGTACAAAGACTACAAGATTCACT ggTGGGAGAACGTATACGGCTTTGACATGTCTTGCATCAAAGACGTGGCCATCAAGGAGCCCCTGGTGGATGTGGTGGACCCCAAGCAGCTGGTCACCAACGCCTGTCTCATAAAG GAGGTGGACATCTACACTGTCAAGGTGGAAGACCTGACCTTCACCTCCCCCTTCTGTCTGCAAGTGAAGCGGAATGACTACGTGCACGCCCTCGTGGCCTACTTCAACATCGAGTTCACCCGCTGCCACAAGAGGACGGGCTTTTCCACCA GCCCCGAGTCCCCCTACACACACTGGAAGCAGACCGTGTTCTACATGGAGGACTACCTGACCGTGAAGACAGGCGAGGAGATTTTTGGCACCATCGGCATGCGGCCCAATGCCAAGAATAAT cGCGACCTGGACTTCACCATTGACCTGGACTTCAAGGGCCAGCTGTGCGAGCTGTCCTGCTCCACCGACTACCGGATGCGCTGA
- the PRMT1 gene encoding protein arginine N-methyltransferase 1 isoform X3, with amino-acid sequence MVSCGQAESSEKPNAEDMTSKDYYFDSYAHFGIHEEMLKDEVRTLTYRNSMFHNRHLFKDKVVLDVGSGTGILCMFAAKAGARKVIGIECSSISDYAVKIVKANKLDHVVTIIKGKVEEVELPVEKVDIIISEWMGYCLFYESMLNTVLYARDKWLAPDGLIFPDRATLYVTAIEDRQYKDYKIHWWENVYGFDMSCIKDVAIKEPLVDVVDPKQLVTNACLIKEVDIYTVKVEDLTFTSPFCLQVKRNDYVHALVAYFNIEFTRCHKRTGFSTSPESPYTHWKQTVFYMEDYLTVKTGEEIFGTIGMRPNAKNNRDLDFTIDLDFKGQLCELSCSTDYRMR; translated from the exons ATG GTCTCCTGTGGCCAGGCAGAAAGCAGCGAGAAGCCCAATGCTGAGGACATGACGTCCAAAGATTACTACTTTGATTCCTATGCTCACTTCGGCATTCACGAG GAGATGCTGAAAGATGAGGTGCGCACCCTCACATACCGAAACTCCATGTTTCACAACCGGCACCTCTTCAAGGACAAGGTGGTGCTGGACGTGGGCTCGGGCACAGGGATCCTCTGTATGTTTGCTGCCAAGGCTGGAGCCCGCAAGGTCATTGGG ATCGAGTGTTCCAGTATCTCTGATTATGCGGTGAAGATCGTCAAAGCCAACAAGTTAGACCATG TGGTGACCATCATCaaggggaaggtggaggaggtAGAGCTTCCGGTGGAGAAGGTGGACATCATTATCAGCGAGTGGATGGGCTACTGCCTTTTCTACGAGTCAATGCTCAACACCGTGCTCTACGCCCGAGACAAGTGGCTG GCCCCCGATGGCCTCATCTTCCCGGACCGAGCCACGCTGTATGTGACAGCCATTGAAGACCGTCAGTACAAAGACTACAAGATTCACT ggTGGGAGAACGTATACGGCTTTGACATGTCTTGCATCAAAGACGTGGCCATCAAGGAGCCCCTGGTGGATGTGGTGGACCCCAAGCAGCTGGTCACCAACGCCTGTCTCATAAAG GAGGTGGACATCTACACTGTCAAGGTGGAAGACCTGACCTTCACCTCCCCCTTCTGTCTGCAAGTGAAGCGGAATGACTACGTGCACGCCCTCGTGGCCTACTTCAACATCGAGTTCACCCGCTGCCACAAGAGGACGGGCTTTTCCACCA GCCCCGAGTCCCCCTACACACACTGGAAGCAGACCGTGTTCTACATGGAGGACTACCTGACCGTGAAGACAGGCGAGGAGATTTTTGGCACCATCGGCATGCGGCCCAATGCCAAGAATAAT cGCGACCTGGACTTCACCATTGACCTGGACTTCAAGGGCCAGCTGTGCGAGCTGTCCTGCTCCACCGACTACCGGATGCGCTGA